In the bacterium genome, AGTGGCAGGCCCCCGAGCTGGAGGCCGGGCTGCGGGCCGTGGCAGAGAAATTGCAGGTCTCGGCCGGTAAGCTGATCCACCCGCTGCGCCTGGCCCTGACCGGGGCCGGGGTGAGTCCGGGGATTTTCGAGGTGCTGGAGCTGCTGGGACGCGAGCTGTCGCTGGCGAGGATCGCCCAGGCCCTGGAGCGCCTGGGCTGAGAGCGCCGCGCGCTGGCGACAGGTGGAATTGCGAGATTAAGGTGTTTATAATCAAGAAGTAACGATCCACACCCAAACCGCTGTGACCGGATGCCGTCCATGCATGTTCACAAGTTCCGCCTCTTACGCCTGGCCGGAATGCTCCTTTGCCTGGGGCTCGACGTGCTTGCGCTCCCCCTGGCGGCGCAGGTCCCGGTGGACCCGGCGAACACCACCAGCGGCGACATCAACCACGACGGGGTGTTCGACCAGATCGACCTGATCCAGCTCGAACGCGCGGTCACGCTCAAGCTCAGCCTGCCTGCCGCCGAGACTGCCACCTGCGATGTGGACGGCAACGGCAGGCTGACCGGCTTTGATCTCCTGGTCATGACCCAGGCCCTCAAGCGCGCCCAGAGCACCGGGGTGAGCATGTTCGACGCGATCAAGAGCACGATCGAGGTCGACCTGGCCAAGGAGGGGGACAATGTCCAGACCTATCTCGACCTGGCCCGTTTCATGGCCAAGGAGGGCCGTCTGGACCGCTCGCGGCAGGTGCTCGAAAGCATAATGGAGGCCCTCGACACCCGTCACCCGCTCTACGAGGCGATCAACGCCACCCTGCACGACATAGAGGATAAGGAAGCGGCCAAGCGGCTGCTCGAAGAGGGCGCCGATAAAGAGGCGATCTACGACGCCTCCGAGGACCCCTCCGGCAAGATAAGCCTGCGCCGGAAAGTGATCGAGATGAAAAACAAGCTCACCGACCTGATGAAAGACCAGAGTTTCGCCGCCAGCTACGACAGCAAGCGCACCCAGGGCAAGCTGGATGCGGTGATGGACAACATGCTGCGCAAGATCGGCAAGGATCAGGACGTGGATCCGGGCGACATCACCAAGTTCAACGGTGATGTGCGCTCGGTGCTGGAAGACCCGGACAATATCGTCGGAAGCCTTTCCGTCGACCAGCGTAACCAGATCGTCAAGATCGTGGACCAGTCCACCGGCGATATGCGCGACACGGCGATGGACCTGCGGCAGAGGATCAGCGCCGCAAAAAGCCAGAGCGAGCCCGAGTCCCAGGGCGGGGGCCTGATCCGCCAGGAGATCCTGGACCGCCGCAAGTGGAACACCGACGGTGCCGCGGACAACCTGAGAGTGGACAAGCTGATCGTGGCCAACAGCCCCAAGATATCGCCCGATACGATCAGCATCGTCTCCCCCCTGTATAACCTGAACTGGGATGTCTCGAACGTCCTGGGGGCCAGGGATGCCGCGGTGGAGATCAGCAAGGTGGACAAGAAATTCGCCAACCCGCGCGGGGCCCAGGTGGACAAGGACAACACCCTGTACTACAACCCCTCGATGGGCGGCGTGTCCGGCCAGCGCCGCGGCAGCGCGCTCGAGCTGGAGGGCGAGGGCACCTACCAGTACCGGGTGGCGGCCCTGGACAACCGTGGAGAGATGATCAGCCGCTTCTCCGACGCGGCCGAGCTGATCGTGGTGGCCAACAACGTCAATATCCTGGCCAACCAGCCCAATGTCTCCCCGGACACGATCTATCCCGGGAACCCGACCTACACTTTCAAGTGGGACATCGGCAACATCGAGGGGGCCAAGGACGTCGCGGTGGAGATATCCAACCCCAATACCCCGTTCTCCAATCCCGGCGGGCGTGAGCGCGACCGGGTGAACACGTTCTTTTTCAACCCCTCGCTGGGACGGTTGAGCGGCTCTTTCGGCTCCAACATCGACGGCCTGTCGGGGCCGGGCCTCTACCTGTTCCGCGTGATCGGGGTCAGCCCGGTCGGCGATTTCGTCGGCCAGTGGTCCCCCCCCGACACCCTGATCGTGACCACCGACGAGGTCGCGGCAGTGGCCCGCGAGAACCCGCCCGAGGTCTTGCTGCCGCCCAAGGTGGCTTTCCAGGATACGGCACTTGTGGTGAGTTGGGATGTCAGTGCGGTCAAAGCGGCACGCAGTATCTCACTGGAGGTGGCCCTGAGCGACACCGGAGGCAGCGCTTCGGAGAAGGCGGTCCTGAACCGCAAGCTCCCCGGCGCCAGCGGCTCGACCGTCCTGAAACTCAACGAGCTGGAGGGCCGCGGGCGCTACGTGTTCCGGGTGGCCGCCGCCGATTCCAGCGGGACGCTGGTCACCATGTGGAGCCGTCCCGAAACCTGGAGATACCGCGGTCAGTCCTCGGCTGCGGATACGCTTGAAAAAAATGCCAAATCCCAGGCCGCCCAGGAGCCCGACACACCGGGGCTGGGGGCGCCCGAGGGCAAGGAGCTGCGCGTGGCCACGGACAAATCACCGCTCTACGCCGACAAATCGCTCTCCAGCACGGAGCTGGCCAGCCTGAACAAGGGTGACAGCCTGATCCTGGTCTCCAGCGACGGCATGTGGAACCGGGTCTACTACGCCCCCAAGCGCACCTATGGCTGGGTGCTGAACATCAATATCGAGGAACGCTGAGCCGCGGCGGGCCGCGCTCCGAATCAGGCTTGACAAGCTTAAAGCGTTGGCTTAAATTGTGTGTGCCTTTAAATAGAAATAATTGCCCGATGGTGTAATTGGCAACACGCCTGACTCTGGATCAGGAGTCTCCAGGTTCGAGTCCTGGTCGGGCAACCATAAAAAGGGGTCGGCGGCAGGCCGGCGCCCGCTGAGAGCCCCGGAGCAGACAGTTCCGGGGCTTTTCTTCTTGCAAACCACCGCGAGACTTGGCAAATTTCTACCGCTACCGGTGGCTGCGTATCAGCCGGGGCCGCTACATCCCGCGGACAAGAACTATTCAGGCAAATCTGTCATTTCAGAAAGGATTCACGGTATGGACAGGCCGAATACCGCTCCAGGCACCGATTTTATCCGGGCCATCGTGGATGAGGACAATCGCACGGGCAAGTACGGCGGACGGGTGGTGACCCGGTTCCCGCCCGAACCCAACGGTTTCCTGCATATCGGCCATGCCAAGAGTATCTGCCTGAACTTCGGGGTCGCGAGTCAGAACGGCGGGGTCACTCACCTGCGCTTCGACGACACCAACCCCTGCAAGGAGGAGGACCGCTATGTCGAGTCCATCCAGGAGGATGTGCGCTGGCTGGGGTTCGACTGGGGCAGCCACCTCTACTACGCCTCGGACTATTTCGAGCAGCTCTACCAGTGGGCGGTAGTGCTGATAAACAAAGGCCTGGCCTATGTCTGCGAGCTGAGCGCCGAACAGGTGCGCCAATATCGCGGCACCCTGACCGAGCCGGGACGGCCCAGCCCCTGGCGTGACCGGTCGGTCGAGGAAAACCTCGACCTGTTCGAGCGCATGCGCGCGGGCGAATTCGAGGAGGGCAGCCACACCCTGCGGGCCAGGATCGACATGGCCTCGCCCAATGTCAACCTGCGCGACCCGGTGATGTACCGTATCCTCAAGGCCCGTCACCACCGCACCGGCGACAAGTGGTGCATCTACCCGATGTACGACTACGCCCACGGCCAGAGCGACTCCATTGAGCGTATCACCCACTCGATTTGCACTCTCGAATTCGAGGACCACCGTCCCCTTTACGACTGGTTCATCCAGGCGATCGGCATTTACGCCCCGCAGCAGATCGAGTTCGCCCGTCTCAACCTGACCTACACCGTGCTGAGCAAGCGCAAGCTGCTCGAGCTGGTGCAGGACAACCTGGTGAGCGGCTGGGACGACCCGCGCATGCCCACCATCTCGGGCCTGCGCCGCCGCGGCTACACACCCAAATCGATCCGCGACTTCGCCGACCGCATCGGCGTGGCCAAGACCGACAGCACGGTGGACATCCAACTCCTGGAATATTTCGTCCGCGAGGACCTGAACCTGGTCGCCCCGCGGCGCATGGCAGTGCTGGAGCCGCTGCGCCTGGTGATCGACAACTACCCCGAGGACAAGAGTGAGGAGTTCGAGCTGATCAACAACCCGGAGGACCTGGGCGCGGGCAGCCGCCGGGCGCCGTTCTCGAAGGTGCTGTACATCGAACGCGAGGATTTCATGGAGAACCCGCCGCCCAAGTATTTCCGCCTGGCGCCCGGGCGCGAGGCGAGGCTGCGCGGGGCTTATTTCGTCAAGTGCGAAAGCCTGGTCAAGGACCCGTCCACGGGCGAGGTGACCGAGATCCATTGCACCTACGACCCGGAGACCCGCGGCGGGGACTCGCCGGACGGACGCAAGGTGAAAGCCACCCTGCACTGGGTCTCGGCGGCCCATGCGGTGAGCGCCGAGGTGCGCCTGTTCGATCACCTGTTCGGTAAAGAGGACCCGGGCGAACTGGAGCCGGGGGTGACCGACTGGCGGGCCAACCTCAACCCGAACTCCCTGACCGTGCTCAAGGACTGCCGTCTGGAGCCCTGCCTCAAGGACGCCGCCGCGGGAGCGCGTTTCCAGTTCGAGCGCAAGGGCTATTTCTGCGCGGACCCCGACTCCAGGCCCGGCGCGCCGGTGTTCAACCGCACGGTCACGCTGCGCGACACCTGGGCCAAGATACAGAAAACCCAGGGCGAGGGACAGGCCTGAGTCATTATCCGGGAGTTGAATTGCGAACACAGCCCCGACGGTTGGCAGGACCGCCGCCGGGGCTTTTGAATTGAGGGACAAGGGGAAATGGCACGGATCAAGGGGAACAAGAGCGAAGTCGTGCGCCTGGACCGGGTGAGCGTGGAACGCGAGGGCCGCTCCATCCTGCGCAGTGTCAGCCTGAGCGTGGAGCCTGGACAGCACTGGGTGATCGCCGGGCCCAACGGCAGCGGCAAGACCACGCTGCTCAACGTGATAAACGCCTACCTCTGGCCCACGCGGGGACGGGTGAGCGTGCTGGGCGAGCGTTACGGCGAGGTGGACGTGCGCGACATGCGCCGCAGGATCGGGTTTGTCACCTCGGCCCTCTACGAGCGGGTCCCCGCGCGCGAGACCTGCCTGGAAGTGATAGTTTCGGGACGCTTCGCCAGCCTGGGGATTTACGATGAACCTACCGCCGAGGACCGCGCCCTGGCCGCCGAGCAGGCGCGGTTCATGGGCCTGGAGCGGGTGCTGGGCAGCCATTACGGCGTGCTGAGTTTCGGCGAGCGCCAGCGCACCCTGCTGGCCCGCGCCCTGGCCGCAGGGCCGCGCCTGCTGATCCTGGACGAGCCGTTCGAGGGCCTCGACCTGGGCGCGCGGGAGCGGATCATGAGCTTCCTGGACAGCCTGCTCTCCCGTCCCGACAGCCCCACAGTGCTGCTGGTGACCCACCGCATCGAGGAGATACCCTCCGCGATCACCCACGCGGCCCTGCTCAAGGCCGGGAGCATTCTGGCCGCCGGACCGCGTGAGGCTGTGCTCACCTCGGAGAACCTGAGCCGGGCCATGGACTGTAGGGTGGAGGTGCTGCGCAAGAACGGGCGCATGGCCGCGCTGGTGGGGGGATAAAACGGGGCACGATACACTGTGCCCGAAAGCTACAACCCACTGTTTCACCTATAATAGGGAGATCAAAAGCCCCTTGGCCAAGGCCTTTGCATAACCCTTAAAGCGGGATGCCAAAGTTCCTCGAACCCGTCCCCGGCCTGCCGACTTATTCCAGCGCCAGCGCCGTTGCCTCATACAGCTTCAGGCCCCGTCATCCGAAGATAGAAGCGGCAGCTCAATTGTGAATGTGGATCCATGTCCAGGTTTACTCTGCACATTGATACTGCCATTGTGATTTTCGATAATTCGGTACGCGATGGACAACCCCAACCCGACCCCCTGGCCCACATCCCGGGTGGAAAAAAACGGATTGAAAATATTCTGAATCATGTCTTCCGGAATGCCCACGCCATCGTCGGCAATGTCAATATGGATACGATTATCCCTCAGGCAGGTTTTCACGGTGATGGCGCCGCCCTCTTCGATTGCCTGGGTCGCGTTCAGGAGTATGTTCAGGAACACCTGGCTCAACTGCTGGGGATTGGCCGGCACTGCGGGTACTCTGCCAAGGGATTTAACGAACCGGCCTTTCTTATCGTCTACTCGGTCCTTCAACAGCGCCAGGGTGGATTCGAGCAACACATTAATATTGACCGGAGACGTTCTTTCGCCGGCGGAATGGGCGAAGATTAAAAGACCGGTGACAATATCCTTGATACGCTTCATACCCTGCAAAGATTCCTCAATGATTTCCGGCAAATCATTCTTCAGGTAAATATAGTTTTCATCCTCGACAACCCGGCTTAGCCCCGCATAAAAGTTTTGCAACTGTGAAGGGTCTATCCGCGAGTCGGTATGGATAAGCTTTTCCAACGATTCGACATAAGTGAAAAACTCCCGGACATTGTCGCGAATGGCTCCCAGGTTGCATAGAATGAAACCGGCGGGATTGTTGATCTCGTGGGCCACACCGGCTGCAAGCTGGCCGATGCCTGCCATTTTTTCCGAGCGGACAAGATTGTTGCGGGTTTCCTCCAGTCGTTCCAAAGTTTCCCGCAGATCATCTAATGCCTTCTCCCGCTCCTCGACAATCCGACACAATTCCATCCCCGCAACTATTTCTCCCTGATCGTTCCTGAGCGGCGACGCAATGTTCTCGAAACGGAAAGAGACTCCATCCTTGGTAATCCCCACCCGTAACGCCTTGGTCAATTTACCAGTGCGAAAGGCTTCAACTATCGGGCAACCAGCACAGATCATGTCGCGTTTTTCATAGACGCTGTAGCAATATCCCCCGATGTGCGATCCGAAGTTGTCGATCATGAACTGGTTCTGGTAGACGATTCGCATGTTCAGATCCTGTATGCTTAGCCCGTCGCCCATCGAGTGCATAATGTTATCCAGCAATCTGGAAGCATCCGTCATAATTTTTCTGGCATTCTCGAAGCATTCATCGGAGTTGATCATATAGCCGCCTCACGATCCGGAAAGTTGAAAGACAATGTATTCCATTGTCCCGGATACAATTCCACCGTTTCCTCTGTCGTAGATACTTAAAACGTAGGCACTAATGATTATATGACAAGAATACGACAGGTTGTCAATACAGGATCGGCCCAACAGTTAGTGTCGGCCTTGAAAGTATCGGTCGACCTTTCAAGGGGTTTCCGGATACTTGGCAACACCCGATTTTCAGCGCTGAGCATCATTTTAGGGTGGGATTGTAAAGTGTAAGCAGAAAAGCAGCTTAAAAAGGGGTGGTATGATTGAAGATCGTCGAGCTGAGCCAGAATACCGATTCTCCCTTAACAAAGGGGACGCCCGCGAAGCGGACTGTTCGGTTTTTTCCACCATGAGATTGTAAAAAGGGCATGCTGCTCCGCATGCCCTGCATACACCCGAGGGAGAACCGGGATTGTTACACCGCTGCACCCGGCTTCCAGTCACCCGGCTCTTTTGGGTTGCCGGTCCTGAATCTTTTTCTGCTTCTGATCCTGTTTCTTGTTTGTCTGTTTCTGGTTCTTCTCCTTATCTTTCTTGCCGCCTCTGTCTCCCATCGCGCACCACCTTTCAGTTATCTTCCTGCCGTGTTAATCTCAAGCTTCGAGATCAGACAGCCGATACGAACCTGTCTGAAACGTTTATCCGTGTTGAGGGTACCTCTCTTTTTTTGCACTGTCAAGTAAAAAACCCTCCTGTTTTTCCAGAGACCGGGTCATCCAACGCCTTTGCCGGCTGATGTTATCCGTGCAGTCCGCTGGCATCCGCGCCATTCTGGATTCGGAGATCACAAAAAAGCAGGGGCACGGTGCGCCGTGCCCCTGCGAGTGCTTTCATATCCCTCGGGACTATCCTCCCTCACTCCCCCGGACGGAGCAGCACCTCGATCGCCGGGCGGAAATGCCGCGCCATGCGCATGAACCCCAGGTCGGTCGGGTGCACGCCATCCACCGTGGACTCGCCGTCATCCTCCAGCATGCCCTCTCCACGCAGAAGGAACACCTCGTGGTCGCCGCTGTCGGTGAGCTGCTTGAACTGCATCCCCAGCGAATCGTTGGCCAGGGCGTTGCTCCCGCGCGGATCCTCCACCAGCAGGATCGGGGTGAGCGGGTGCTTGGCGCGCAGGGTTTTGACGAACGGCACGGTCAGGTGGCCGATAGCGTTGCCCACGTTGGGGATGCAGTCGATCACGTACACGGCCGGGTCCAGCTCGGCCAGGAGTGTGGCCACTTCCGGCTCCAGCATCCCGTTGCCCGAAAAGCCGAGGTTTATCACCTCACGGTTCAGCCAGCGGCCCAGGATCTGGCTGTGGGCCATGCCCGGGCGCGAGGCGCAGCCGCCCTGGGTGATCGAGGTGCCGTAGATCACCACCGGCTTGCCCGGAGGCGGCGGAAGGCTGTAGAGCCTGGCCCCGGCGGGAAGGCCCAGAGCGAGCCTGGTCACTCCGTGATAGAGCGGCAGGTTTATGATGCAGTCGCGCATCTCGTGCGTCTTGTTAAGCTTGCCGATCCGTCGCACCGTGCGGCCGGTGTCGGGCCGGGCAGTCCAGTCGTAGACCCAGCGGCTGTCTTTCCACACGTAGAGGTCCAGACCGCTCACCCCGGTGGGCGCGAAATGCGGCATCCCCTCGCCGCCGTCCCAGTCTACCAGGATACTGTCGGCATCCGTGCGGAACCGCAGCAGAAGCCCGGCGGCGTCGCGCGACAGGTCCCAGACCGGCTCGCGCACCACGCCCTTGGCCCGGGCCGGGAACCGGTCGTAGTAGCCCTCGGTGTCAGTCCAGCCCTTGCCTTCCACCCCGATATCGCGCCCATCATACCAAAGCGTGCCCAGGCTGTCGGCGCGGGCGTGCGCCGGATCGATCAGCCTGGCGCTCTGCGCCGCAGCCACGCTCAGGCCCAGCAGCACCGCCGCCGCGACCAGCGCAGGGACGGATAGTCTCATCCTTGTGTGCATCCTTGTCACTCCCAGGGTTGAATTGAGCCTGCTCCAGTCAACCGATCCACCTCACTTGCCGTAATCCACCTCGTGCATGGCCTTGACCTGCATCTCGGTCTTGCCCACGCCGTTGGTCATCCGGATGTCCTTGTAGCGCTCGAGCAGCTCGGGGTGCTGCTCGGTCAGATACTTGAACAGCGCTGGGTTGCGAGACAGGAACACCATGGCTTTCTCGTTGTCCGTGCCGTTGATCGTGTTCCACCACTTGCTGGCCGAAAGCGGCTCGCGCGAGAAATCGATCTCCGTCATGATCACCGTGTTTTTCTTGCCAACGGCCTCGGCCAGCACCTTGCCGTTATAGTCGATTATCCCGTTGCCGTCCGAGCCGGTGATCACCGGGGCCAGGTAGATGAAATTGTCCCTGGCGCGGGTCACATAGCGTGACGCGGTGGACAGGCTCCCCCCCGGGTCGTTCTCATGGCCCATGGTGGGATGGAACACGATGTCCGCACCCTGGAGGGCGTAGACGCTGCAGATCTCGGGGAAAATTATCTCCCAGCAGGTCGCCACCGCCACCCGCCCGAAATCGGTGTCGAACGTCTCGAGGCTGTTGCCCGGGGTGACCTGCCAGGTTTCCATGATCGGCAGGTGGGTCTTGTGATGCGTGCCGATGATTTCGCCCTGACGGTTGAACATCACGGTGGAGTTATAAACCTTGCCCTCCGCTTTCTCGTAAATCGGGGCCAGGATGTACATGTTGTATTTCTTCGCGATGGCGGCGATGCGCTCGGTCAGGGGGCCGGGCACCGGCTCGGCCAGGGCGGTGAACAGTTTCTCGCCGCTCGCCGGATCGAGGGTCTCCATGTGCAGGCCGTACGGTCCGATATGCTGCATGTCCTCGGGGCCGCAGACAATGTCGGCGCCCTGCCGGCCGGCCTCCTCGAACAGGTCCAGCTCGCGCTGAAGGTGCGCCTCGATGTCGGGCCGGACTTTGGCCATGTCGAAGTCCTTGAGGAACGGGTCCTCGTGGGCTCCGCCCTCGACCTGGATCACGGCGACTTTCGCCTTGCCGCGCGCGGGAAGGCCGGCCGCGGCTGGCTGGGGCAGGGCCGCGGCTGTCAGCAGCGGCAATAACAGAATTGTCAGTTTGATCTTACGCATAAAAGCACCTCAGGGTGAGGGTTGGATGAATAGCGCGGGGATATCGGGTCAACCGGAACCGGCTATAGTTTAATAACAATAGTGGTTGTACGGCAATTTAAGCACCGTCAGGATGAAAGGCAATCCCTGATTCCTTTGCGGATGGACCCGAACCGCTCCGGCCAGCAATAGAATTTCAAATGAAAGCTGCGGTACTGCTCTAATTAATCGAGAATAATTTCATAAAGTGTAATTGGATGCCCGCAGAACAGATCGCTCAGAGAACGGGCGGACACCCCTGGCAAACCGGCTCTCATTCTCTGCACCTCTCATCCGGTCAGCGAGAAAGCCTTCCCTGACAGAAGGCCCGGCCATGAGAAAGAACAAATACAACTCCAGTCCACCGGACAGCCTGCCCGGCGCCCTGACCGACAAGAACCTCGGCCGGGGCTGGGTGGGACAGGCGGGATTTTTTCTGTCGGTGCTGTTTATCCTCCTGATGGTGATAATTTCGGGGATAATGCTGCACCAGTTCCACGGCCTGGTGGAGAGCGAGCTGCGCAACGCCATGACCGGCGTCGTCGCCAGCACCGGCCATTCCCTGGACCACTGGCTGGATGAGCGGATGGCGCATGTGGAAATCTGGGCCGCCACGCCGGAGCTGCGCCGCGAAGCCCAGGCGCTGCTGCCGCTGGACGGCGACAGCCGGATGATCCGCGCGAGCCGCGCACTGGCCGGTTCGCGTCGCCTGTTCCTGTCCAGCCTGTACCTGCACGGCTATCTCGAATTCTTTATTGTCTCGCCGGAGCACCGCGTCCTGGCTCAACTGGGAGATTCGTTCCTGGGCGCGAATTTCCCGTCCCAGGAGGTCGACAGCCTGCTGGCCCGGGTCTTCGCGGGCCAGAGTACATTCACCCTGCCGGTGCGCTGCAGGATCGACTCCCGGGCATTGAATGGCGGGGGTGAGGCCGGGCGGCCGGGGATGTTTTTCGCCGCGCCGCTGAAAAACGAGCAGGATGAGGTTGTCGCCGCCCTGCTGCTCT is a window encoding:
- a CDS encoding ABC transporter ATP-binding protein, with translation MARIKGNKSEVVRLDRVSVEREGRSILRSVSLSVEPGQHWVIAGPNGSGKTTLLNVINAYLWPTRGRVSVLGERYGEVDVRDMRRRIGFVTSALYERVPARETCLEVIVSGRFASLGIYDEPTAEDRALAAEQARFMGLERVLGSHYGVLSFGERQRTLLARALAAGPRLLILDEPFEGLDLGARERIMSFLDSLLSRPDSPTVLLVTHRIEEIPSAITHAALLKAGSILAAGPREAVLTSENLSRAMDCRVEVLRKNGRMAALVGG
- a CDS encoding carbon-nitrogen hydrolase family protein codes for the protein MRKIKLTILLLPLLTAAALPQPAAAGLPARGKAKVAVIQVEGGAHEDPFLKDFDMAKVRPDIEAHLQRELDLFEEAGRQGADIVCGPEDMQHIGPYGLHMETLDPASGEKLFTALAEPVPGPLTERIAAIAKKYNMYILAPIYEKAEGKVYNSTVMFNRQGEIIGTHHKTHLPIMETWQVTPGNSLETFDTDFGRVAVATCWEIIFPEICSVYALQGADIVFHPTMGHENDPGGSLSTASRYVTRARDNFIYLAPVITGSDGNGIIDYNGKVLAEAVGKKNTVIMTEIDFSREPLSASKWWNTINGTDNEKAMVFLSRNPALFKYLTEQHPELLERYKDIRMTNGVGKTEMQVKAMHEVDYGK
- a CDS encoding glutamine--tRNA ligase/YqeY domain fusion protein, with the translated sequence MDRPNTAPGTDFIRAIVDEDNRTGKYGGRVVTRFPPEPNGFLHIGHAKSICLNFGVASQNGGVTHLRFDDTNPCKEEDRYVESIQEDVRWLGFDWGSHLYYASDYFEQLYQWAVVLINKGLAYVCELSAEQVRQYRGTLTEPGRPSPWRDRSVEENLDLFERMRAGEFEEGSHTLRARIDMASPNVNLRDPVMYRILKARHHRTGDKWCIYPMYDYAHGQSDSIERITHSICTLEFEDHRPLYDWFIQAIGIYAPQQIEFARLNLTYTVLSKRKLLELVQDNLVSGWDDPRMPTISGLRRRGYTPKSIRDFADRIGVAKTDSTVDIQLLEYFVREDLNLVAPRRMAVLEPLRLVIDNYPEDKSEEFELINNPEDLGAGSRRAPFSKVLYIEREDFMENPPPKYFRLAPGREARLRGAYFVKCESLVKDPSTGEVTEIHCTYDPETRGGDSPDGRKVKATLHWVSAAHAVSAEVRLFDHLFGKEDPGELEPGVTDWRANLNPNSLTVLKDCRLEPCLKDAAAGARFQFERKGYFCADPDSRPGAPVFNRTVTLRDTWAKIQKTQGEGQA
- a CDS encoding dockerin type I domain-containing protein — translated: MHVHKFRLLRLAGMLLCLGLDVLALPLAAQVPVDPANTTSGDINHDGVFDQIDLIQLERAVTLKLSLPAAETATCDVDGNGRLTGFDLLVMTQALKRAQSTGVSMFDAIKSTIEVDLAKEGDNVQTYLDLARFMAKEGRLDRSRQVLESIMEALDTRHPLYEAINATLHDIEDKEAAKRLLEEGADKEAIYDASEDPSGKISLRRKVIEMKNKLTDLMKDQSFAASYDSKRTQGKLDAVMDNMLRKIGKDQDVDPGDITKFNGDVRSVLEDPDNIVGSLSVDQRNQIVKIVDQSTGDMRDTAMDLRQRISAAKSQSEPESQGGGLIRQEILDRRKWNTDGAADNLRVDKLIVANSPKISPDTISIVSPLYNLNWDVSNVLGARDAAVEISKVDKKFANPRGAQVDKDNTLYYNPSMGGVSGQRRGSALELEGEGTYQYRVAALDNRGEMISRFSDAAELIVVANNVNILANQPNVSPDTIYPGNPTYTFKWDIGNIEGAKDVAVEISNPNTPFSNPGGRERDRVNTFFFNPSLGRLSGSFGSNIDGLSGPGLYLFRVIGVSPVGDFVGQWSPPDTLIVTTDEVAAVARENPPEVLLPPKVAFQDTALVVSWDVSAVKAARSISLEVALSDTGGSASEKAVLNRKLPGASGSTVLKLNELEGRGRYVFRVAAADSSGTLVTMWSRPETWRYRGQSSAADTLEKNAKSQAAQEPDTPGLGAPEGKELRVATDKSPLYADKSLSSTELASLNKGDSLILVSSDGMWNRVYYAPKRTYGWVLNINIEER
- a CDS encoding SGNH/GDSL hydrolase family protein gives rise to the protein MRLSVPALVAAAVLLGLSVAAAQSARLIDPAHARADSLGTLWYDGRDIGVEGKGWTDTEGYYDRFPARAKGVVREPVWDLSRDAAGLLLRFRTDADSILVDWDGGEGMPHFAPTGVSGLDLYVWKDSRWVYDWTARPDTGRTVRRIGKLNKTHEMRDCIINLPLYHGVTRLALGLPAGARLYSLPPPPGKPVVIYGTSITQGGCASRPGMAHSQILGRWLNREVINLGFSGNGMLEPEVATLLAELDPAVYVIDCIPNVGNAIGHLTVPFVKTLRAKHPLTPILLVEDPRGSNALANDSLGMQFKQLTDSGDHEVFLLRGEGMLEDDGESTVDGVHPTDLGFMRMARHFRPAIEVLLRPGE